CGACATCGACGAACGGCTGCTGTGGCCGAAATACGAAGAGGCCTATCAGGCCATGCTGGAGAAGACGTCCACCGATTACGCACCGTGGCACATCGTGCCGTGCGACAAGAAGTGGTACAGCCGGCTGGCCATCACCGAACTGCTCATCGAGGCTCTCAAAGGCCTCAACATGTCCTGGCCGCCGCCGGACTTCGACGTGGAGGCGGAGAAGAAGCGGCTGGCCAACGCCTAGGTTCCGGGCTCAGCTCGCGAGGGCCTTCCTGGCGGACGCCTTCCTTGCAGACGTCTTTTTGGCAGGCGCCTTCTTGGCCGGTGCCTTGCTCGCGACGGCTTTCTTCTTGGCGGGCGCCTTTCTCGCGGCGGCTTTCTTCGCCGTGGCTCTGCTGGCGGGTGCCTTTTTCGCCGGAACCTTCTTGGCGGGTGCCTTTTTCGCCGGAGCCTTCTTGGCCGGAGCTTTCTTGGCGGCGGCCTTCGCCGGAGCTTTCTTGGCCGGCTTGGCCGGACGCGCGGCGGACAGCTCCGCCAGGCGGCTCTCGAGTATCGAGACGTACCGTCCCAGGCTTGCGACGTAGTCGATCAATGACTTGTCCCCCAGCTGGATCCAGCCGTTCCCGAGGGGCCCGCGCAGTTGCTCCCAGATCTCTTCGAGCAGTTCGCGGTCGGTGCGGGTGTTGGTCGGCTTGGGCAGGTGCGGCACCGGGGCCGGCGTAACCGCAACCGGTGTCGGTTCGCTGAACTCACCGCGCATCGCCTTGGCGACCTCGCCACGGAACCAGTCCATGCTGAGATTGCCCGGGTCCCATTTCCCCTGCGCGGACCCGGCCCACTCCTTGTGACCGATGTTGCGCTCGGCCCCGTATCCGAGCCGTGTGGTGAGCGCAGCGGCCACATCGCGCATCGAGATGATCTGCGCATCCGGCCACCGCTCGTCGGCGCGATAGCTGCCGTCGGGGTTGATTGTCGGCCAGGCGCATTCGACCCCGATGAGCCGGTTGTTCGCCGCATTGGCAGGCAGGCCGAAGCCGCTACCCCGTCCAGAATGGTTGCAGACACCGACCGCGACGATGGTGACCGTCCCGTCAGGGGCGATGTGCAAATTGGCCAGCGGGCCCTGCAGATCGGGGCGGCCGGCTCGAATGCTCTCCGCCCTTTCCCGGCTGTTGCCCGTGTGGTGCCACATCACTCCCCAGATGTCGCCGAAATCCCCGACGCCCGAGTTCTCCCACCCCGCAAGGGTCTTCAACTTGTCTCCGAGAACGGGACGCAGCACCTCCTCCAGCCAGACCGGATCGCCGGCCCATCCGGCCTGTTGCTGCGCCGGCACCTGAACTTGGCCGTTCAGGGCACGGGCCAGCACCTCATGTGCCTCGTCCCATTTCTCCCGGTACCGGTCAGGGAAGGCGCTGCCCTGCACAAGTTGGGCGAACACACCGGCCGAGTGTGCGTCGCGCGCGTTGACGTAATCATCGGACAACCGGTCCAGGAACATGTCTGCGGCGGCATCCAGCGTCATCCGCTGGCTGGCGGTGCCCCACCATGCCTCACCATTCGGCCCTGGTTGTTGCTGGAAGTAGCCGGACGAGCGGTTGTCGTCTGAGGTGGAATCGTGCGGGAAGCCTTCTGTATCAGGATCGTTCGTGGGGTTCGACGGGCACCACCACTGCCGGTTCCCGTTCCCGTCAGACGAGCCCACCTCGGTGGAGATGGTCATCAATGCGATGATCGTCGCGGTTTCGGTCAGTCCGCGACGACGCGACACGGCGTGCACCTCCCGCGCAATCTGCTCGCGGGTCCTCAGCGGGGCGGGTTTGAAGGATGTGAAACTCATTGGTGTTACCTCGAATTCGATGTGGATGGTTACATGCGTACCGACGTGCGATCGGCCCAGTCGCGCACGTGGTCGATGCCGAGTTGAAGGTAAGTGCGTCCGGGCAACACGTCGACGAATTCATAGGTGATGTGTGGCCTGGTCGGCGGCTGGGCGGCGAAGAACGTCAGGGCCAGGCGCGCGGCATGCACCGCGGCCGCGGTCTCGGAGCCGAATTGAGCCGGGACCACTCCCGGCAGCAGCGAGGAGACGAGCCCCGCCCAGACACCGTTGAGTATCCCGAGCGGATTGGGCGGCAAGTCCACACCCGCCTCGTCCAGAATCTTGATCAGATGCGGAATGACCTTCTGCATCATGCCGATCGGATCGCTGACCGTGGTATCCATGACGATGTTCTGACCTTGCCGGCAGACGTCACCGACGTCGCCCAACGGCACGTTGGCGTAGAAGTCGTCCGGTTGCACCAGCTCGCACCAATCCCAGGTACATGCCTCGCGGGGCAGATGGAAATTGCTGATGCCCTCCCCGTCCGGAACGGGGCCGAGGAAGAACGTATGCCCAAACGCCCGTGAGGGATTCGCGATCATCATGCCGCAGACATAGTTGTCGGCGAATTTCTCCAGGCGTCCTCCCGGCAGCAGCTCGGCGCGCACCTTGCTCGCGCCGATCGCGCCCTGCGAATACCCGAGCAGGCAGAAAGACCGCTTCGGATGCTGCTCGATCCAGTCGATGGCCAGCTCCACCGCGATATCGACCGAGTCGTTACCGCTCGGTGCGTTCGGGTTGTTCTCGGCGCCGACGGGAATGCCGCCCATCGAACCCGGATACAGGATCGGGATCTCTTCGAGGCCGGCAGCCTGCGCGACCCGGGACGTGTAGTCCATGCCGACGATGCCGCCCGTGCCACGGAACGTGAGCCCCGCGTGACGAGGAGGCGGAGGCGGAGGCCAGGCACCAAGGCGCACACGGGTTTTGAAATCGGCGATGCCATTTTCGGGCAGACCGACACGTCGTTGAAACTCGGTGACCGCATCGGCGGTGACCTGATCGTAGACGTCGCCCTCGGTGACGCCCATGGCGCGGGCCCAGTTGAACTTGGCCACCAGTTTGTCGCGGATCAATGCGATATCGGGTCCGCTCATCGGCGGATCTGTCAGTTCGAAACCTCGCCACGTCATCAGCGGAGACCTTCCACGGAAACCAATGCCGATCACTTGCGCCTGCCCCCTGCGGGTGCGGCAATCCGATACTCGCAGTCAGCTCACCCAGGAGCGCGAGTAGTGAGGTACTCGAATTTCGGTCGGCGGATCAGTCCGGAGGCGGCGGGTCGAGCATCTCGACCTTGTTGCCGTTCCAGTGATAGCGCACGGTCGTCACGATGCCGTCGGCGCAGGCGTTGCAGCTCTGACCCGAACGGTAATTCAGCACGACGGTGTCATCGGTCGAGGCGTTCGCGTCCAGCGACGTGAACCCGTATGCCTTCCAGGTTCCGGTTCCGAGGAACGTCCCACGGTGAAACATCAGCGCCTGGACCGGTGAACTGCCCGTCCCGCCTTCGATGCCGACCAGGATGGTGGACAGGTTGGCACAGGGGTTGTAATTGCTCTCCAGCGGCGCGCCCGCCCAGCGGCGGCCGGTGACCCGGTCGACGGGCATCCGTGCCAGGGCCGACCACAAAGCGCTCATCTCATCCGGACCGCACACCGCCCGCGCCGGCGTCGTGCGCGCGGACAACCCCATGAGGCCCGTGACCATGACGACAATCGCTACGACGCTCACGATCGCCCGACGAGGTGCGATGCTCACGGCGGCCCTCCCGCCTCAGTCAGTCAAGCCGAGTCCGTCCAGACTAAAACAGCAGCTGAGCCGGCGGGCCGACTCAGCTGCTGTTCTACGTGCTCAGCTCGATGGGACGGAGCCCATCGGCAGGACTACTTGACCAGGGTGAACTGGCCGATGTTGGTGATGCCGCGACGGAAGAAGTCGGCGCAGCCGGTCAGGTACTTCATGAACCGGTCGTACACTTCCTGACCCTGCAGGGCGATGGCCTCGTCCTTCTTGGCCTCGAGGTTGGCCGCCCACATGTCGAGCGTGCGCGCGTAGTGCGGACGCAGCAGGTGGATGCGCTCCAGCTTGAAACCCGAGCCGTCGGCCAGCTTCTCGATGTCCTCGACCGCGGGCAGCTGCCCACCGGGGAAGATCTCCTCACCGATGAACTTCATGAACTTCAGGTCGCTGATCGTCAGCTTGATGTTGTTCTCACGGAAGAACTGCTGGGTGTGCGCCAGGATCGTGTGCAGCAGCATCCGGCCACCGTTGTCGGGCAGGATGTTGTAGGCCCGCTCGAAGAAGATCGGGTAACGCTCCTGCTTGAACGCCTCGAACGCGCCGATCGAGACGATGCGGTCGACAGGCTCGTTGAACTCTTCCCAGCCCTGCAACCGGATCTCGACGTTGCGGTTGGTGTCGATCTTGGCCAGCCGCTTGCGGGCGTAGTCCGACTGCTCCTTGCTCAGCGTGATCCCGATGACGTTGACATCGTGGTTGATCAGCGCACGCTCGAGGCAGCCACCCCAGCCGCAGCCGATGTCCAGCAGCGTCATACCCGGCTTGAGGTCGAGCTTGCCCAGCGCGAGGTCGAACTTGGCGTTCTGCGACTCCTCGAGGTTCATGTCCTCGCGCTCGTAGTAACCGCAGGTGTACCCCATGGTCGGCCCGAGGAAGAGTGCGTAGAACTCGTTCGAGATGTCGTAGATCGACTGCGACTCCTCGTAGTACGGAGCAAGATCGGACTCGACGTTAGACATGCGAAAAATTACCTCTTTGCGTTTTCTGCTGCTGACGACCGTTAGTTGCGGGCCGACACGTGTTCTTACATGCAGACTCTATAGAGCGAGCCAGCAGGCCCTACTGTGGGTAGACTAGCTAAGCCTCGGCCATAGTGCCAGCGCGGGTCGGTTCAGTACTTGTAGAACCCCTGGCCTGATTTTTTGCCCAGTTGCCCCGCCTCCACCATCCGCAACAAGAGCGGCGGCGCGGCGTACAAAGGCTCTTTGAACTCGTCAAACATCTTGTCGGCAATCAGCTTCAGGGTGTCCAGACCGACCAGGTCGGACAGGCGCAGCGGGCCCATCGGGTGGGACAACCCCGCCACTACTGCCTTGTCGACATCGTCAATTGTGGCAAAGCCACCTTCGACCATTCGGATGGCCGCGAGGAGGTACGGAACCAGCAACGCGTTGACCACGAAACCGGACCGGTCAGAACAACGGACAACCTGTTTTCCGAGAACCGTGCCGGCGAATTCCTCGACGCGCGCGGCGGCGCCGTCGGAGGTCACCAGAGTGCTGACCAATTCGACCAACGGCAACACCGGAACCGGGTTGAAGAAGTGCAGGCCGAGCACCCTGGCAGGATTCTGGGTAGCTGCTGCGAGTTTCATGATCGGAATGCTGGAGGTGTTGGAGGCCAGCACCGCGTCGGGATCGGTGACCACGCGGTCCAGGTCGGCGAAGATCTTCGCCTTGACGTTCTCGTCCTCGATCACGGCCTCGATGACCAGCTGCCGGTCGGCCAGATCGTCGATCGTGGTGGTGAACGTGAGCTTGCCCAGCGCGGCATCCTTCTCCCGCTCGGTGACCTTGCCCGCGCTGACCGCGCGCTCGAGCGACTTGGTGATGCGGTTGCGCCCCGCGGTGACCAGTGCGTCGGTGGTCTCGAACACCAGCACGTCGACGCCGGCACGGGCGGACACCTCGGCGATACCCGCGCCCATCTGGCCGGCACCGATCACGCCTACTCGTTCAATTTGATTGCTCACTACTT
This genomic window from Mycolicibacterium neworleansense contains:
- a CDS encoding peptidoglycan-binding domain-containing protein, whose translation is MTWRGFELTDPPMSGPDIALIRDKLVAKFNWARAMGVTEGDVYDQVTADAVTEFQRRVGLPENGIADFKTRVRLGAWPPPPPPRHAGLTFRGTGGIVGMDYTSRVAQAAGLEEIPILYPGSMGGIPVGAENNPNAPSGNDSVDIAVELAIDWIEQHPKRSFCLLGYSQGAIGASKVRAELLPGGRLEKFADNYVCGMMIANPSRAFGHTFFLGPVPDGEGISNFHLPREACTWDWCELVQPDDFYANVPLGDVGDVCRQGQNIVMDTTVSDPIGMMQKVIPHLIKILDEAGVDLPPNPLGILNGVWAGLVSSLLPGVVPAQFGSETAAAVHAARLALTFFAAQPPTRPHITYEFVDVLPGRTYLQLGIDHVRDWADRTSVRM
- a CDS encoding LppP/LprE family lipoprotein produces the protein MSIAPRRAIVSVVAIVVMVTGLMGLSARTTPARAVCGPDEMSALWSALARMPVDRVTGRRWAGAPLESNYNPCANLSTILVGIEGGTGSSPVQALMFHRGTFLGTGTWKAYGFTSLDANASTDDTVVLNYRSGQSCNACADGIVTTVRYHWNGNKVEMLDPPPPD
- a CDS encoding cyclopropane mycolic acid synthase family methyltransferase; this translates as MSNVESDLAPYYEESQSIYDISNEFYALFLGPTMGYTCGYYEREDMNLEESQNAKFDLALGKLDLKPGMTLLDIGCGWGGCLERALINHDVNVIGITLSKEQSDYARKRLAKIDTNRNVEIRLQGWEEFNEPVDRIVSIGAFEAFKQERYPIFFERAYNILPDNGGRMLLHTILAHTQQFFRENNIKLTISDLKFMKFIGEEIFPGGQLPAVEDIEKLADGSGFKLERIHLLRPHYARTLDMWAANLEAKKDEAIALQGQEVYDRFMKYLTGCADFFRRGITNIGQFTLVK
- a CDS encoding 3-hydroxybutyryl-CoA dehydrogenase; translated protein: MSNQIERVGVIGAGQMGAGIAEVSARAGVDVLVFETTDALVTAGRNRITKSLERAVSAGKVTEREKDAALGKLTFTTTIDDLADRQLVIEAVIEDENVKAKIFADLDRVVTDPDAVLASNTSSIPIMKLAAATQNPARVLGLHFFNPVPVLPLVELVSTLVTSDGAAARVEEFAGTVLGKQVVRCSDRSGFVVNALLVPYLLAAIRMVEGGFATIDDVDKAVVAGLSHPMGPLRLSDLVGLDTLKLIADKMFDEFKEPLYAAPPLLLRMVEAGQLGKKSGQGFYKY